The stretch of DNA GCATTCTGGCTGTAGCACTTCCTGCAATTGTGCTTTTTGCCACAACTGACCCCACAGATTTAGCCGATGCTCTGGCGCAGTTGTGGAAGCTTCCTGCACGGTTCGTCCTTGGCGCGCTTGCGGCTATTCGCATGTTGGGTCTGATGCGTCAGGACTGGAACATGCTCAGACTTGCCCGCCGTGCTCGGGGTGTTGCTGATGGCGGTGGGCCAATTAAAGCCAGTTCCCGGTTATTGAGCCTGGCTATGGCCTTACTCACGCTTGCAATCCGCAGAGGTAGTCTGCTGGCAACAGCCATGGAGGCTCGGGCATTTGATGCACCGATTGCCAGGACCTGGGCACGGCAGTCTGTGTGGCGGGCGCGAGATGGTTGGTTTATTGGTGGAGCATTCTTTGTGGCAGGAGTATCTGTCACCGTGGCTGTGACGACGGGAGCGTGGAATTTTGTTATCTCCTGATTTGGAGCACGTCATTGCTCATATCTATCGGCTGTCCACGGCGTATGACGAGAATACAAAACACAATATTGGTGCCCCTGCACCCACTTTCCTACTCGATGGTCCGAGCGGAGCGGGAAAAACCACACTTTCTGCTGAAATTGCGAATAACTGGAACTGGGATGTGAAACTACAGATCGTTCACATGGATGATCTGTATCCAGGCTGGGATGGACTTTTTGAAGGTGCCCAGATTGTCTCGCGCATGCTCGAGGAGCGCACTGTCGGCCGGAACACCCAATGGCAGAAATATAGCTGGGCCAGGGCAACGCTCACAGAGTGGCATTCGGTTGACGCACATGTACCACTCTTAATCGAAGGGTGTGGGGCAATGCCTGCGGGATCTCAGGAACATTCACAAGTGCGTGTGTGGCTCGATGCCGACACAGAAGTACGCAAGCAACGAGCTCTTTCTCGAACAGGAGAGAACTTTGCCGAGCACTGGAGTGACTGGGACGCCCAATTTGCTGAATATGTGCGTATCCACAACCCGCAGTCCATTGCGACACTTCAGGTGCGCTCAACCGAGTAGCCTAGAAGTATGACTACACCAGATCACACCGACGTCTACTTCACCGCCGAGTTCATTGACGGTCCTCTCGCAGGTACCGCTGAGGAACGTGTTCTCGTTCGTGGCACCCACGACGAAAAACTCAGCGAGGTCGCCCTCGTCGACGGTATCGAGTCCATCTTCCGTTACTTCGCTGTAGATACCCGTGAGGTTGCTGGCAAACTCCACGTTCGCTACACCTTCAACGAACCAGCAAGCGACACCTACACCTCGGAAGACGAGAACGAATAGACGTTCCCCTCAACGAAACAAAAGCCCCAGAATCTAAAAAGTTCTGGGGCTATTTTCTTCTCTGGTTAGCTATCCTCAGTTTCCACCAAGGCTGAGGCAATTTCTCTGGTTGCTTTGGCCTGGCGTGCAGTGACTGCGCGAACTATCCAAAGTGCGAGCGCAACGAGTGCGAAAACTATGCCGAGAAGGAAAGCTTGAGCTACTGCAGAGAGCACGATAACGCCAATGCAGA from Aurantimicrobium sp. MWH-Uga1 encodes:
- a CDS encoding energy-coupling factor transporter transmembrane protein EcfT codes for the protein MASINPIAKLCAAAILGVVLLLTLDPVSAVVGLLCECALLPFAGVPAKKLVKILSPLLIAAPFAGLSGLLYGRDEGNTVVLLGPWNITQGEVALAVTITLRILAVALPAIVLFATTDPTDLADALAQLWKLPARFVLGALAAIRMLGLMRQDWNMLRLARRARGVADGGGPIKASSRLLSLAMALLTLAIRRGSLLATAMEARAFDAPIARTWARQSVWRARDGWFIGGAFFVAGVSVTVAVTTGAWNFVIS
- a CDS encoding AAA family ATPase, with the translated sequence MLSPDLEHVIAHIYRLSTAYDENTKHNIGAPAPTFLLDGPSGAGKTTLSAEIANNWNWDVKLQIVHMDDLYPGWDGLFEGAQIVSRMLEERTVGRNTQWQKYSWARATLTEWHSVDAHVPLLIEGCGAMPAGSQEHSQVRVWLDADTEVRKQRALSRTGENFAEHWSDWDAQFAEYVRIHNPQSIATLQVRSTE